In one Sphingomonas sanguinis genomic region, the following are encoded:
- a CDS encoding tyrosine-type recombinase/integrase, translating into MTIIAPVVAVSPLRQRLIDEMDMRRFGHETQRNYIRDVGRFATFLGRPPDTATAEDVRRFQIEQCDLGVPAPTMNAIVSALRFFFTQTLDRPDLARKLVRMRHVRKLPVVLSQDEVARLLAATTCLKHQAALSVAYGAGLRASEIAALKVRDIDSERMLLRVERGKGGRYRNAMLPAGLLALLREWWRVGRREGVLHVDGWLFPGQHYLKPVSTRQLHRIVVEASVAAGIGKRVGPHTLRHCFATHLLEDGIDVRIIQTLLGHAKLETTAYYTQVATRVLRNVTSPFDRLAATAREARASSG; encoded by the coding sequence ATGACCATTATTGCCCCGGTTGTTGCCGTCAGCCCGCTACGCCAGCGTCTCATCGACGAGATGGATATGCGCCGTTTCGGTCACGAGACGCAGCGTAACTACATCCGCGATGTCGGCCGGTTCGCCACGTTCCTCGGGCGCCCGCCGGACACGGCAACGGCGGAGGATGTCCGGCGCTTCCAGATCGAGCAATGTGACCTGGGCGTGCCGGCACCGACCATGAACGCCATCGTGTCGGCGCTGCGGTTCTTCTTCACGCAGACGCTCGACCGGCCGGACCTGGCGCGCAAGCTGGTCCGCATGCGGCACGTGCGCAAGCTGCCGGTGGTGCTGAGCCAGGACGAGGTGGCGCGGCTGCTCGCGGCGACCACGTGCCTGAAGCATCAGGCGGCGTTGTCCGTCGCCTATGGCGCGGGGTTGCGCGCGTCCGAGATCGCCGCGCTCAAGGTCCGCGACATCGACAGCGAGCGCATGCTGCTCCGGGTCGAGCGCGGCAAGGGCGGACGGTACCGGAACGCCATGCTCCCGGCCGGGCTGCTGGCGTTGCTGCGGGAATGGTGGCGGGTCGGTCGGCGGGAGGGTGTGTTGCACGTCGATGGCTGGCTGTTCCCCGGCCAGCACTATCTCAAGCCAGTCAGCACCCGGCAGTTGCACCGTATCGTCGTCGAGGCGAGCGTGGCGGCGGGCATCGGCAAGCGGGTTGGGCCGCACACGCTGCGGCACTGCTTCGCCACGCATCTTCTCGAGGATGGTATCGACGTCCGCATCATCCAGACGCTGCTGGGGCACGCGAAGCTGGAGACCACCGCCTATTACACGCAGGTCGCCACCCGGGTGTTGCGCAACGTCACCAGCCCATTCGACCGGCTGGCGGCAACCGCCAGAGAAGCAAGGGCGTCGAGCGGCTGA
- a CDS encoding IS91 family transposase → MRASIEVADIFRAAGPAYRAARAGHLSLDQLKVMSAIEHCRTAVMGGHVEACTDCGHWRVAYNSCRNRHCPRCQGAAARTWLAEREADLLPVGYFHVVFTLPAEVADIALQNKAAVYGLLFQAASGTMTTIAADPKHLGARIGITAVLHTWGSAMTHHPHIHMIVPGGGLSPDGSRWVSSRPAFLLPVRVLGKLFRRLFLTRLMALHDAGRLAFHGSLAHLADRRAFLRHMAPIRKKRWVVYAKPPFAGPETVLAYLSRYTHRVAISNSRLLRLDETGVTFRYKDYRRGGAERQQVMTLAAEEFIRRFLLHVLPKGFHRIRHYGLLAGATRKAHLERARELLGVVQPVAPDAPVEPDDIRPPCPCCGGRMVVVETFERQCQPRAPPAHALLSGMQAS, encoded by the coding sequence ATGCGCGCCTCCATCGAGGTCGCCGACATCTTCCGTGCCGCAGGTCCTGCGTACCGGGCTGCCCGCGCCGGGCATCTGAGCCTCGACCAGCTCAAGGTCATGTCGGCCATCGAACATTGCCGCACCGCCGTCATGGGCGGGCACGTCGAAGCCTGTACCGACTGCGGGCACTGGCGGGTTGCCTATAACTCCTGCCGCAACCGGCACTGCCCGCGATGCCAGGGCGCGGCCGCGCGGACGTGGCTTGCCGAGCGCGAAGCCGACCTGCTGCCGGTCGGCTATTTCCATGTCGTCTTCACGCTGCCGGCCGAGGTCGCCGACATTGCGCTCCAGAACAAGGCGGCGGTCTATGGGCTGCTGTTCCAGGCGGCGTCCGGGACGATGACGACCATCGCTGCGGACCCGAAGCATCTGGGTGCCCGTATCGGCATCACCGCGGTGCTCCATACGTGGGGCTCGGCGATGACCCATCATCCGCACATCCACATGATTGTGCCGGGTGGCGGGCTGTCGCCGGACGGCAGCCGCTGGGTGTCGTCACGCCCGGCGTTTCTGCTGCCGGTGCGCGTGCTGGGAAAGCTCTTCCGCCGCCTGTTCCTGACCCGGCTGATGGCCCTGCACGACGCCGGGCGGCTCGCCTTCCATGGCAGCCTCGCGCACCTCGCCGACCGGCGGGCGTTCCTGCGCCACATGGCACCGATCCGGAAGAAGCGCTGGGTGGTCTACGCCAAGCCGCCGTTTGCCGGACCGGAGACGGTGCTCGCCTATCTGTCGCGCTACACCCACCGCGTTGCGATCTCGAACAGTCGGCTGCTGCGCTTAGACGAGACCGGCGTCACCTTCCGCTACAAGGATTACCGCCGGGGTGGTGCTGAACGACAGCAGGTCATGACGCTGGCCGCCGAGGAGTTCATCCGTCGGTTCCTGCTCCACGTCCTGCCCAAGGGCTTCCACCGCATCCGCCACTACGGCCTGCTCGCCGGCGCCACCCGCAAGGCGCATCTCGAACGTGCCCGCGAACTGCTTGGGGTTGTGCAGCCTGTCGCGCCCGATGCTCCGGTCGAACCGGACGACATCCGACCGCCATGCCCGTGTTGCGGCGGGCGTATGGTCGTCGTCGAAACCTTCGAGCGCCAATGCCAGCCCCGCGCTCCGCCGGCCCATGCTCTTCTATCCGGGATGCAGGCGTCGTGA
- a CDS encoding LysR family transcriptional regulator encodes MVPLNCEILDLRAIIAIADGKSFQRAADQLNLSQPAVSRRIQKLELTVGTALLERTTRSVRLTPAGEEVVPLLRRLLEELDTSLLGLMALGERQAGRLTIASIPSATVRFLPEVLELFGREYRNVRVRVLDLSATECAEAVRTGEAEFGITLPVTSDGDLTFEPLTDDPYGLVCRRDDPLADLADPSWSDLSDLRLVTVHMGSGNRTTLDAGLARAGIDLRWFYEVTRLTSALALVQAGLGQSVLPQLACQGPDPRDLVWRPLKGAEVVRTIGVLRRASVPLSPTASRLMALLAAAWGNR; translated from the coding sequence ATGGTTCCTCTGAACTGCGAAATACTCGATCTGCGAGCCATCATTGCGATCGCCGATGGGAAGAGCTTTCAGCGCGCGGCGGATCAGCTGAATCTGTCTCAGCCTGCGGTCAGCCGTCGTATCCAGAAGCTGGAGCTGACGGTCGGCACGGCGTTGCTGGAACGTACGACCCGTAGTGTGAGACTGACCCCAGCCGGGGAGGAGGTCGTCCCGTTATTGCGTCGTTTGCTTGAAGAACTCGACACTTCCCTTCTTGGCCTGATGGCTTTGGGCGAGAGGCAAGCTGGCCGACTGACAATCGCCAGTATCCCGAGTGCGACCGTTCGTTTCTTGCCAGAGGTGCTCGAACTATTCGGGCGCGAGTATCGCAATGTACGTGTTCGCGTACTCGATCTATCCGCCACCGAATGCGCCGAAGCGGTTCGAACAGGTGAGGCGGAGTTCGGCATCACGCTGCCTGTGACATCCGACGGAGACCTTACCTTCGAGCCTTTGACGGACGATCCCTATGGGCTGGTCTGCCGCCGCGACGATCCACTTGCGGATTTGGCCGACCCCAGTTGGTCTGATCTGAGCGATTTGCGGCTTGTGACAGTTCACATGGGCAGTGGGAATCGAACGACGCTCGATGCCGGACTAGCGCGTGCCGGCATCGATTTACGCTGGTTCTATGAGGTGACGCGTCTGACTTCCGCGCTCGCACTTGTGCAGGCTGGGCTGGGGCAGTCGGTGCTGCCGCAGCTTGCCTGTCAGGGGCCTGATCCGCGTGATCTCGTCTGGCGGCCTCTGAAGGGGGCGGAAGTGGTGAGGACGATCGGCGTATTGCGGCGCGCCTCGGTGCCATTGTCGCCGACGGCATCGAGGTTAATGGCGTTGCTCGCCGCTGCCTGGGGCAACCGATAG
- a CDS encoding cation:dicarboxylate symporter family transporter, giving the protein MRLFRHLYVQMLLGIVAGTAIGYLAPVFGRDLGPLGIAFVKAMRMMVPPVLFCTIVEGIVRHGAARDTGTTVLRSLIVFLGITIVALGIGLAVTLVMQPGRGLPLPPYGDAAGEVQRQLAGKHVAGPGDFLVRMVPDTLFSAFTAGDVLPVLFVAGLVGFGLLRIGEVGAPIMRGVEALTRLQFAIFGFLIRAAPVGAFGAIAYTVGTYGIGFIGSLGLLFATLAVACGALIVGLVITVRVVTGLSGGTLLRTFREEILIVLGTSSTEVVLPRLIEKLEGLGCPRSIVGLTIPLGYSLNLAGTAVYLIVATLFLGEALNVALSPERILVYMSVMLITSKAAAGVTGSGFSALLLTLSLLPDIPIGASAMLIAIDRFLSEIRALTSGTANVAASLLVTRWSGRRLSVAPGSGEQRH; this is encoded by the coding sequence GTGCGCCTGTTCCGTCACCTGTACGTCCAGATGCTGCTGGGCATAGTCGCGGGGACAGCGATCGGATATCTCGCCCCGGTCTTCGGCCGCGACCTTGGCCCCTTAGGGATCGCCTTCGTCAAGGCGATGCGGATGATGGTGCCGCCGGTCCTATTCTGCACCATCGTTGAGGGGATCGTCCGGCACGGGGCCGCACGTGACACCGGCACGACGGTGCTCCGCAGTCTGATCGTCTTCCTTGGCATAACAATCGTAGCGCTCGGCATCGGACTGGCCGTGACACTGGTCATGCAGCCCGGTCGCGGACTCCCCCTTCCACCTTATGGAGATGCCGCTGGCGAGGTGCAGCGGCAACTCGCGGGAAAGCACGTTGCTGGCCCTGGCGATTTCCTGGTTCGGATGGTCCCCGATACGCTGTTTTCTGCCTTCACCGCAGGCGATGTCCTGCCGGTGCTGTTCGTCGCGGGGCTGGTCGGCTTCGGGCTGCTTCGCATTGGCGAGGTCGGCGCGCCGATCATGCGTGGGGTCGAGGCGCTGACGCGGTTGCAGTTCGCGATCTTCGGCTTCCTTATCCGCGCCGCCCCGGTCGGGGCGTTTGGTGCTATCGCCTATACCGTCGGCACCTATGGCATCGGCTTCATCGGTTCGCTCGGGCTTCTGTTCGCAACGCTTGCGGTGGCATGCGGCGCACTGATCGTCGGACTTGTCATCACCGTGCGGGTTGTGACGGGATTGAGTGGCGGCACGTTGCTGCGCACCTTCCGCGAAGAAATTCTAATCGTCCTCGGCACATCGTCGACCGAGGTCGTTCTGCCCCGCCTGATCGAGAAGTTGGAAGGGCTGGGCTGTCCACGCAGTATCGTCGGGCTCACCATACCGCTCGGCTATTCCCTCAACCTGGCGGGTACGGCCGTCTATCTGATCGTCGCAACCCTGTTTCTGGGCGAGGCGCTGAACGTCGCCCTCTCGCCTGAGCGCATCCTGGTCTACATGAGTGTCATGCTGATCACGTCTAAGGCCGCAGCAGGGGTGACCGGCAGCGGCTTTTCGGCGTTGCTGCTTACCCTGTCACTCCTTCCCGACATACCGATCGGGGCCTCCGCCATGTTGATCGCGATCGACCGCTTCCTGTCCGAAATTCGGGCTCTGACGAGCGGAACGGCAAACGTCGCGGCGTCGCTCCTCGTTACCCGGTGGAGCGGCAGGCGGCTATCGGTTGCCCCAGGCAGCGGCGAGCAACGCCATTAA
- a CDS encoding substrate-binding domain-containing protein, translated as MLSLATLTGPSFARDTKPATIHELHVVTSGGFTTAFAALAKQYERETGVHIVTEHGPSMGDTPQAIPARLARREDADVVILARSGLDKLAHAGTVTADTVTDLGLSKIAVAVKAGAPVPNISTPDAVRDTLIHAKSVAWSDSASGVYIQSTMLDKLGIADQVRPKGRMIPATPVGRIVARGQAEIGFQQLSELKPVRGIRIVGLLPASLQKVTPFSAGVVAYSPHQTEARALIAYLASAKAHPIIRDSGLEPPSQKAKP; from the coding sequence TTGCTGAGCCTTGCGACGCTGACCGGTCCGTCCTTCGCGCGGGATACCAAGCCAGCCACGATACATGAGCTTCACGTCGTGACCTCGGGCGGCTTCACCACGGCGTTCGCCGCGCTGGCCAAGCAATATGAGCGAGAAACGGGCGTCCATATCGTTACCGAACATGGGCCGTCCATGGGCGACACGCCGCAGGCGATCCCCGCCCGGCTTGCTCGACGTGAGGATGCCGACGTCGTTATCCTGGCGCGTAGTGGCCTCGACAAGCTGGCCCATGCCGGCACCGTGACTGCCGACACGGTGACCGATCTCGGCCTGTCCAAGATTGCGGTCGCCGTGAAGGCGGGCGCGCCAGTTCCGAATATCAGTACGCCGGACGCGGTTCGCGACACGCTGATCCATGCCAAGTCGGTCGCATGGTCCGATAGCGCGTCGGGCGTCTATATCCAGTCGACGATGCTCGATAAGCTGGGCATCGCCGATCAGGTTCGTCCCAAGGGCCGGATGATCCCCGCCACGCCTGTCGGTCGTATCGTCGCTCGAGGCCAAGCCGAGATCGGCTTCCAGCAATTGAGCGAGTTGAAGCCGGTCCGGGGCATCCGCATAGTTGGTCTGCTTCCCGCTTCGCTCCAGAAGGTCACGCCTTTCTCCGCGGGCGTCGTCGCCTATTCCCCGCATCAAACCGAGGCCAGGGCGCTGATCGCCTATCTCGCCTCGGCCAAAGCTCATCCAATCATCCGCGACAGCGGACTGGAACCCCCATCGCAAAAGGCCAAGCCATGA
- a CDS encoding MFS transporter produces MTQAIAATAAAPAVASVSDARRKSAFKSIFIVASGNFLEMFDFMVFGYYATYISKAFFPTGSDFASLMLTLMTFGAGFLMRPVGALVLGAYIDKHGRRQGLLLTLGLMAFGTLAIAATPTYAQIGLAAPVIILLGRLVQGLSAGVEVGGVSVYLNEIAPPDKKGFFCSWQSASQQAAVVFAAVIGLIVSSSLDPATMQAWGWRIPFIIGCVMIPFLFVIRRHMEETEVFLQRKEHPQLSQIIRTIGGNWGVVLQGALMAVMTTVFFYMITAYTPTFGNKVLSLTPGSALFVTACVGVTNFVLLPVMGALSDRIGRRPLLIAATVLGALLAYPLMSWLVAAPSFGRLLTVELLLAAIYATYNGAFIVYLTEVIPAHVRTVGFSLAYSLATAIFGGFTPAISTALIGVTGDKAIPGAWCAAAALLSLLALVIGSRLTRREAN; encoded by the coding sequence ATGACACAGGCAATCGCCGCTACGGCCGCTGCTCCCGCAGTGGCCTCTGTTTCCGATGCGCGCCGCAAGTCGGCGTTCAAGTCGATCTTCATCGTTGCCAGCGGCAACTTCCTGGAGATGTTCGACTTCATGGTGTTCGGTTATTACGCCACCTACATCTCGAAGGCATTCTTTCCGACGGGGAGTGATTTCGCGTCGCTGATGCTCACCCTGATGACCTTCGGCGCGGGCTTCCTGATGCGCCCGGTCGGTGCGCTGGTGCTGGGGGCGTATATCGACAAGCATGGGCGGCGTCAGGGATTGCTGCTGACGCTAGGCCTGATGGCTTTCGGTACGCTCGCGATTGCCGCCACGCCGACATATGCCCAGATCGGTCTCGCCGCGCCGGTCATCATCCTGCTTGGTCGGCTGGTACAGGGCCTGTCGGCGGGCGTCGAGGTTGGCGGCGTATCGGTTTATCTCAATGAGATCGCGCCGCCCGACAAGAAGGGCTTCTTCTGTTCGTGGCAGTCGGCCAGCCAACAGGCGGCGGTGGTCTTCGCTGCCGTGATCGGGCTCATCGTGTCGAGCAGTCTCGATCCCGCCACGATGCAGGCCTGGGGCTGGCGCATTCCGTTCATCATCGGCTGCGTGATGATCCCGTTCCTGTTCGTCATCCGCCGTCACATGGAAGAGACGGAGGTCTTCCTGCAGCGCAAGGAGCATCCCCAGCTATCGCAGATCATCCGGACCATCGGCGGCAATTGGGGTGTCGTGCTCCAGGGTGCGCTGATGGCGGTGATGACGACCGTCTTCTTCTACATGATCACCGCCTATACCCCGACCTTCGGCAACAAGGTCCTGTCGCTGACGCCGGGCTCGGCACTATTCGTCACCGCATGCGTGGGCGTGACCAACTTCGTGTTGCTTCCGGTCATGGGCGCATTGTCCGATCGGATAGGACGTCGACCGCTGCTCATCGCCGCAACGGTCCTTGGCGCGTTGCTTGCCTATCCGCTGATGAGCTGGCTGGTCGCTGCGCCCAGCTTTGGGCGGCTGTTGACGGTCGAGCTGCTGCTCGCCGCCATCTACGCCACCTATAACGGCGCGTTCATCGTCTATTTGACCGAGGTCATTCCGGCGCATGTCCGTACCGTCGGTTTCAGTCTGGCCTATAGCCTGGCAACCGCGATCTTCGGTGGCTTCACCCCGGCGATCAGCACCGCGCTGATCGGGGTGACGGGTGACAAGGCGATCCCTGGCGCATGGTGCGCCGCCGCTGCCCTGCTGTCACTGCTGGCGCTGGTCATCGGATCGCGCCTGACCAGGCGCGAGGCCAACTAA
- a CDS encoding OprO/OprP family phosphate-selective porin, with amino-acid sequence MYRGAMLAMGLCTAMPVAAEQTGQDDIGRLTRLVEQQQAQIARLEARLAAVEGQAAAPPPPALPANSARLTVAPQRNPLPLGQALPSESHPPSLEARLARIEQARKDEVHVDWSKGTPEFTSADGKFSFRPRGRILVDWAGTTGSAVPTRNIVATQARSLRIGFEGAIGKHLSYLLEGDFADNDPAIKSAYVAWTTRFMGQQTEFALGNRLNDRGLDGSSGTISVPFMERNFVGQGIIPVRGFFGLGAAARVYGDDWHVGVQVSGDDISNPGTQSDGLTIAARAHWNPVKTSNWLVHLGLWGFHESIAADASRPTRSIAVGGFFNDNLRIAPGSFPNAASGDGYGFELGTFHKQFWAYGEYGARTLHDVVGASTEQRAWAVQGGWFLTGETPPYLTRGGVWSRPRVLRPFTSGGSGAVEFATRYEELDYSDNPTAGRGTALTLGVNWYLNNFVRLQLNAIDWSVANPVAQRPVKDHGQTLLGRAQIAF; translated from the coding sequence ATGTATCGAGGAGCCATGCTTGCCATGGGCCTGTGCACCGCCATGCCCGTCGCAGCCGAACAGACGGGACAGGACGATATCGGCAGGCTGACCCGGCTGGTCGAGCAGCAGCAGGCGCAGATCGCTCGGCTGGAGGCGCGCCTGGCTGCGGTCGAGGGGCAGGCTGCTGCACCGCCGCCACCTGCCTTGCCTGCAAATTCCGCCAGGTTGACCGTCGCACCGCAACGAAATCCTCTCCCGCTGGGCCAAGCGCTTCCGTCCGAATCTCATCCCCCTTCGCTGGAAGCCCGGCTTGCCAGGATCGAGCAGGCGCGCAAGGATGAGGTGCATGTCGACTGGTCAAAGGGCACGCCCGAATTCACCAGTGCCGATGGGAAATTCTCCTTCCGACCGCGCGGACGTATCCTGGTCGACTGGGCGGGTACGACGGGCAGTGCGGTACCGACGCGCAATATCGTCGCGACCCAGGCCCGATCACTGCGGATCGGGTTCGAGGGCGCGATCGGCAAACATCTCTCCTATCTGCTCGAGGGGGATTTCGCCGACAATGATCCGGCCATCAAGTCGGCCTATGTCGCCTGGACCACCCGGTTCATGGGGCAGCAGACGGAATTCGCACTGGGTAACCGGCTGAATGATCGCGGCCTGGACGGATCGAGTGGAACGATCTCGGTTCCCTTTATGGAGCGGAATTTCGTCGGCCAAGGCATCATTCCCGTTCGCGGCTTCTTCGGATTGGGCGCCGCGGCACGCGTGTACGGCGATGACTGGCATGTCGGCGTTCAGGTGTCGGGCGACGACATAAGCAACCCCGGTACCCAGAGCGACGGCCTGACGATCGCCGCCCGTGCGCACTGGAACCCGGTAAAGACGTCGAACTGGCTGGTCCATCTGGGATTGTGGGGCTTTCATGAGAGCATCGCCGCAGACGCCAGCCGCCCCACTCGCAGCATCGCGGTGGGTGGCTTCTTCAACGACAATCTGCGCATAGCGCCGGGATCATTCCCGAACGCTGCGTCGGGTGATGGATATGGGTTTGAACTCGGGACCTTCCACAAGCAATTCTGGGCCTATGGCGAATATGGAGCGCGGACGCTGCACGATGTCGTGGGGGCCTCGACCGAACAGAGGGCCTGGGCGGTGCAGGGCGGTTGGTTTCTGACTGGTGAAACCCCTCCCTATCTGACGCGGGGCGGCGTGTGGAGTCGACCTCGCGTGCTTCGCCCCTTCACCTCGGGCGGTAGCGGGGCCGTCGAGTTCGCTACCCGCTACGAGGAACTGGATTACAGCGACAATCCGACCGCAGGACGCGGTACTGCCCTGACGCTGGGGGTGAATTGGTACCTGAATAACTTTGTGCGCCTGCAGCTCAACGCGATCGATTGGTCGGTAGCCAACCCGGTCGCCCAGCGACCGGTCAAGGATCATGGCCAAACTCTGCTCGGTCGTGCGCAGATCGCATTCTAG
- a CDS encoding MFS transporter, whose product MIALVVASARFIAASGTLADKVGSRTIFSSAIGIFLLGSILCAQSGSLSTLIAARFLQGIGGAMMVPVGRLVLLRSVAKEDMVQALSWLVMPALAGAILGPPLGGFIVTWLDWRWFFYLNIPIGIIDTWMPVPEVRGDARSRFDVSGFVLSGVSLGRLLFGFEPASRPGTGWIALVRLIIGAVSGWLYIRHARHTHDPILDPTLRSVPTFRLSVIGGSLTRITQGAQPFLLPLMFQLGFGRSAAKTGTITIAGAVGALAIKALAPRVLRRWGFRRSLIVSGPVSSAGYATCVLFCSVPTGRPRSSPSCWPCRASSPRFSSPGSTRSPMPMSRRSGRAPRPASMPPSSN is encoded by the coding sequence GTGATTGCGCTCGTCGTTGCCTCGGCGCGGTTCATCGCGGCGAGCGGGACGTTGGCCGACAAGGTCGGATCACGCACCATCTTCTCATCGGCGATCGGCATCTTCCTGCTCGGCTCCATCCTGTGTGCCCAGTCGGGGTCGCTGTCGACCCTGATCGCCGCCCGCTTCCTGCAAGGAATTGGCGGGGCGATGATGGTGCCGGTCGGGCGGCTCGTCCTGCTGCGCAGCGTCGCCAAGGAGGATATGGTCCAGGCGCTGTCCTGGCTGGTCATGCCTGCGCTTGCCGGGGCGATCCTGGGGCCGCCGCTGGGTGGTTTCATCGTCACCTGGCTAGACTGGCGCTGGTTCTTCTACCTTAACATCCCGATCGGGATCATCGATACCTGGATGCCGGTGCCCGAGGTGCGCGGCGATGCGCGGTCGCGGTTCGACGTGTCGGGCTTCGTCCTGTCGGGCGTGTCGCTGGGCCGCCTGTTGTTCGGGTTCGAGCCGGCGAGCCGTCCGGGGACGGGCTGGATCGCGCTGGTCCGGCTCATCATCGGTGCGGTGTCCGGCTGGCTGTATATCCGTCACGCGCGGCATACGCATGATCCGATCCTGGACCCCACGCTGAGGAGCGTGCCAACCTTTCGCCTGTCGGTGATCGGCGGATCGCTGACGCGGATCACTCAAGGGGCGCAGCCATTCCTGCTGCCGCTCATGTTCCAGCTCGGCTTCGGCCGCAGCGCGGCCAAGACGGGAACGATCACCATCGCAGGCGCGGTCGGGGCGCTGGCGATTAAGGCGCTCGCGCCGCGTGTCCTGCGCCGCTGGGGCTTTCGGCGCAGCCTGATCGTCTCGGGGCCGGTGAGCAGCGCGGGCTATGCGACATGCGTGCTGTTCTGTTCCGTCCCGACTGGCCGCCCCCGCTCATCACCTTCGTGCTGGCCCTGTCGGGCTTCTTCACCTCGTTTCAGTTCGCCGGGTTCAACGCGATCGCCTATGCCGATGTCGAGAAGGAGCGGACGAGCGCCGCGACCAGCTTCTATGCCACCTTCCAGCAACTGA
- a CDS encoding DUF421 domain-containing protein, producing MDIVLRASVTFAALYLLLRLLGKREIGQLTPFELVVIVVMGDLVQQGVTHNDFSLTGSILAIATFAFWALVMSWATYLSPRLETLLDGRPQVIIRDGELIKANLRRDRITRAEVEAEMRLAGIAHMNQVAWAILETQGKISFIRKDGGEVKPDDDNAATA from the coding sequence ATGGACATCGTCCTACGGGCTTCCGTCACATTCGCGGCGCTCTACCTGTTGCTGAGGCTGCTGGGGAAACGCGAGATCGGCCAGCTGACGCCATTCGAATTGGTGGTCATCGTGGTGATGGGCGATCTGGTTCAGCAAGGTGTCACGCATAACGACTTCAGCCTCACCGGATCGATCCTGGCGATCGCCACGTTCGCGTTCTGGGCCTTGGTAATGAGCTGGGCGACCTATCTCTCGCCCAGGCTGGAGACGCTCTTGGACGGTCGGCCGCAGGTCATCATTCGGGATGGCGAACTGATCAAGGCGAATCTCCGCCGCGACCGCATCACGCGCGCAGAGGTCGAAGCCGAGATGCGCCTAGCGGGCATCGCCCACATGAATCAGGTCGCCTGGGCAATCCTGGAGACACAGGGCAAGATCAGTTTCATTCGCAAAGATGGTGGTGAGGTGAAGCCCGACGACGACAACGCTGCTACTGCGTAA
- a CDS encoding phosphatase PAP2 family protein, whose product MNGARIPTAVEEADHRITSEVNDKRDSWPVRLVGAASEIGDQPQMRMICAAAIADGIARRDLHLTRTGFRMFAAHTLATWVKSRIKAVINRRRPKDGDDPRVREGDSDRHEDNSFPSGHSAGAVGVGEAIARAYPDHAVAARGAALSVSIVQVPRGTHYAGDVLAGIAIGLIAERVSDAAIDLAARWVRRALAEPQHSIGGDAGHLSCSGAVVASASAR is encoded by the coding sequence ATGAATGGAGCACGCATACCTACCGCTGTCGAAGAGGCCGACCATAGAATCACCTCAGAAGTGAACGACAAGCGCGATAGCTGGCCAGTGCGGCTGGTTGGCGCCGCCAGCGAGATCGGTGATCAGCCACAGATGCGGATGATCTGCGCTGCCGCGATCGCGGATGGTATTGCGCGACGGGATCTGCATCTGACCAGGACCGGCTTCAGAATGTTTGCGGCTCACACGCTTGCGACCTGGGTCAAGAGCCGCATCAAAGCCGTGATCAACCGTAGGCGCCCGAAAGACGGTGATGATCCACGCGTGCGGGAAGGTGATAGCGACCGTCACGAAGACAATTCGTTCCCGTCTGGGCACAGCGCCGGTGCGGTCGGGGTCGGAGAGGCGATTGCGCGGGCATATCCTGATCATGCGGTAGCTGCCCGTGGTGCGGCATTGTCAGTTTCCATCGTGCAGGTGCCCCGCGGGACGCATTATGCTGGTGATGTTCTAGCTGGGATAGCCATTGGCCTAATCGCTGAACGCGTGAGCGATGCGGCGATCGATTTAGCGGCGCGATGGGTGAGGCGTGCGCTTGCAGAGCCGCAGCATTCGATCGGTGGCGACGCCGGTCACTTGTCTTGCAGTGGTGCTGTCGTCGCCTCGGCTTCAGCACGATAG